Proteins encoded by one window of Martelella endophytica:
- a CDS encoding GcrA family cell cycle regulator, with translation MKHWDRQEIEAMAAMRRDGKALTAIAKAWGVSRMVVAGIARRNPDLFPVRERKTEAEKAAAIEAERKAKAARLLAKRKKKPAPTTAIDAPIRRQVPIEAYDTQHMQLPGSPTVPFIDCGEFRCRLVLTPGGERLGPDAPCCGRPVAEGAAYCPEHQKLMYRPYERRTPAW, from the coding sequence ATGAAGCACTGGGACCGTCAGGAGATCGAGGCGATGGCCGCGATGCGCCGTGATGGCAAGGCGCTGACGGCGATTGCCAAAGCGTGGGGTGTCTCGCGCATGGTCGTTGCCGGCATTGCCCGCCGCAATCCGGACCTGTTTCCCGTCAGGGAGAGGAAGACCGAAGCGGAGAAGGCAGCCGCCATCGAGGCCGAGCGCAAGGCGAAGGCGGCAAGGCTGCTGGCGAAGCGGAAGAAGAAGCCTGCACCAACAACTGCCATCGATGCACCGATCCGCAGGCAGGTGCCGATCGAGGCCTATGACACGCAGCACATGCAGCTCCCGGGCAGTCCCACCGTGCCGTTCATCGACTGCGGCGAATTCCGCTGCCGACTGGTGCTGACCCCGGGCGGCGAACGGCTCGGCCCGGATGCACCCTGCTGTGGCAGACCGGTGGCAGAAGGCGCTGCCTACTGCCCGGAACACCAGAAGCTGATGTACCGCCCTTACGAGAGGAGGACGCCGGCATGGTGA
- a CDS encoding helix-turn-helix domain-containing protein translates to MSESEEFIFNNEYCGRVKRFRQETNMSAAQMATLLSIPPERYRKYESRSPLPPYLVGKFCQIVGCDLEHLLLGKPRSRVKPMIVARGDATPSQKKKTGTSE, encoded by the coding sequence ATGAGCGAATCGGAAGAATTCATCTTCAACAACGAATATTGCGGCCGCGTGAAGCGCTTCCGTCAGGAAACCAACATGTCTGCAGCTCAGATGGCGACCCTGCTGTCAATTCCACCTGAACGTTATCGCAAGTACGAAAGCCGTAGCCCACTTCCGCCATATCTTGTCGGCAAATTCTGCCAGATTGTAGGCTGCGACCTGGAACACCTGCTGCTCGGAAAGCCTCGATCGCGCGTAAAGCCCATGATCGTGGCGCGTGGAGATGCCACACCTTCGCAAAAGAAGAAAACAGGCACCAGCGAATAG